The Actinocorallia herbida DNA window TTCCGCGCCCCGGCCAGCCGGGAGCCCATGATCGCCGCGTCACCGACACCGCCGCAGCCGATGACCGCCACCGAATCGCCGCGCGTCACCCCGCCGGTGTTGATCGCGGCACCGATCCCGGCCATCACGCCGCAGCCCAGCAGCCCCGCGACCTCCGGCTTGGCGGCCGGGTCGACCTTCGTGCACTGCCCGGCCGCGACCAGCGTCTTCTCCGCGAAAGCCCCGATGCCCAGCGCGGGGGACAGCTCGGTGCCGTCCTCCAGCGTCATCTTCTGCTTGGCGTTGTGGGTGTTGAAGCAGTACTGCGGACGCCCCCGCAGACACGCCCGGCACTGCCCGCAGACCGCACGCCAGTTCAGCACCACGAAGTCACCCGGCGCGACCTCCGTGACGCCCTCGCCGACCGACTCCACGACACCCGCGGCCTCGTGCCCGAGCAGGAAGGGGAAGTCGTCGTTGATCCCGCCCTGCTTGTAGTGCAGGTCGGTGTGGCAAACGCCGCACGCCTGGATCTTCACGACGGCCTCGCCCGGACCGGGATCCGGGACGATGATCGTCTCCACCCGGACCGGCTCGTTCTTACCGGGCGCGATGACCCCGCGGACGCGCTGTGCCATGGTCTTGCTCCTTCTTCGTATCGGGGTGGTGACGGGTACGCCGTACCCCGTTCGCCGCCCGCGGACTCCGGTGGGAGCCCGCATCACCCGATCATGCCACTGATCACCGACAGCCGAGGAACGGCCTGTGGAAAACCCCGTCAGCGCATCTCGCCCGCGCCGATGTAGGGGTTCAGGCTGGTCAGCGGCTTTCCTTCGGCGAAGCGTTCGAGGCGGAAGTCGGCGGCGGGCACCTGCGGGTCGAGGCTGTCGCCTTCCAGGACGAGGTCGGCGACGAGCTCGCCGACCGCGGGGGAGATCTTGAACCCGTGCCCGGAGAACCCCGCTGCGATGACGAGCCCGGCGACGCCGGCGGGCGCGATGATCGGGTTGAAGTCCGGGGTGACGTCGTAGCAGCCCGCGTACCCTCCGGTGAAGCCCGCGTTGATGAGCCCGGGGAAGCGGTGCTCTAGCCGGGCCGCGGTCCGCTCCATGAACGCGGTCTCGGCCCCGTTGCGGTAGGCGTCGGGATCCGCCCATTCCGGCTCGGACAGGTCGCTGTTCCCGAAGAGGAGTTTCCCGCCCGTCTCCGCTCGGACGTATTGCAGCGACACCAGGTCCGACAAGACGGGTACATCCCCTACGTACTCGCCCGGGTCGATGATCAGGATCTGCTCGCGCATGGCCCGGATCGGCAGATCTATCCCGAGCGGCGCGGCGAGCGCCGCCGACCAGGGTCCGGCCGCCAGCACGACGGTGCCCGCGGCGACGAACTCCCCGTCGGCGAGCCGCACCCCGGTCACCTTGCCCGAGTCCGCGACGATCGCCGCGACCGGCGCGCCCTGCCGGATGACGGCCCCGTCACGCCGGGCCGCCGCCGCGAACGCCTGCGCGGTGGAGTACGCGTCGCCGTGGCCGCCGAAGGGCTCGTACCCGAAGGCCGCGAAGTCCTCGGTGTAGGCGGCGGGCCACATCTCCTTGACGTCGTCGTGGCCGATCTCGCGGACGTCGACGCCGAGGCCCCGGTGCATCTCCAGGTTGGCCCGAAGGGCCGCGGCGTTCTGGTCGCCCACCCCGACGACGTAGCCCGAGCGCCGGAAGCCGACGTCCTCCCCGAGTACCTCCTCCGCGTTGTCGAACAGCTCGATGCTCTTCCAGGCCATGGCGGCGAGGGAGGGCACGCCGTAGTGGCAGCGGACGATCCCGCTGGACTTCCCGGTCCCGCCGGAGCCGACGGTGGCGCGTTCCAGCACGGTGACCGAGACGCCCCGGGAGGCCAGGACGCGGGCGGCCGACACCCCTTCGAGCCCGCCCCCGACGATGACGACATCAGTGCCGGACGCGTTCATCCAGTCACCCCGGGGATCCAGGAGGTCCCGGCGAGCGGCACCCGGGCCATGGCCGCGGCCTCGATGGTGAGCGCGACGAGGTCCTCGGGCTCCAGCCGGTGCACGTCGGACTTGCCGCAGGCGCGCGCGAGCATGGTCGTCTCCATGACGAGGGAGCGCAGGTAGTTGGCGACGCGCTCGGCGCCGAGGCCGGGGTCGAGGCGCCGCTCCAGCGCGGGCTCCTGGGTGGCGATCCCGACGGGGCAGGCCCCGGTGTGGCATTCGGCGCAGCCGCCGGGAAGGACCTTGAGCTTCTTGTAGTCCCCGGTGACGTCGACCCGGGCGCCTGACTCGTCGGTGTACGCCGAGTCGTTGCAGCCGAGCGCGATGAGCGACCCCACGCCGATCGAGACGGCGTCGGCGCCCAGCGCGAGGGCCTTGGCGACGTCCGCGCCGCTGCGGACGCCGCCGGAGATGATCAGCTGGACGTCGGCGCCGACCTCGGCGATGGCGTCGGAGGCCAGCCGGACGGCGGCGAGGGTCGGGATGCCGGTGTGCTCGATGAAGGCGTCCTGGGTGGCCGCGGTGCCGCCCTGCATGCCGTCCACGACGACCACGTCGGCGCCCGCCGCGATGGCGAGCTTCACGTCGTGCTCGACCCGGGTCGCCCCGACCTTGACGTAGACGGGGATGCGCCAGTCGGTGGCCTCGCGCAGTTCGAGGATCTTGATGGTGAGGTCGTCGGGGCCGGTCCAGTCGGGGTGGCGGCTCGCCGACCGCTGGTCGATGCCCTCGGGAAGGGTCCGCATCGAGGCGACGCGCGGCCCTACCTTCTGTCCGAGGAGCATGCCTCCGCCGCCCGGCTTGGCGCCCTGCCCGAGGACGATCTCCACGGCGTCGGCCTTGCGCAGGTCGTCGGGATCGAAGCCGTACCGCGAAGGCAGGCACTGGTAGACGAGGGTCTTGGACGACTGCCGTTCCTCGGGCGTCATACCGCCGTCGCCGGTGGTGGTGGAGGTGCCGACCTCGGAGGCGGCCCTGCCGAGGGCGTCCTTGGCGGACGCGGACAGCGCCCCGAACGACATGCCCGCGATGGTGATGGGGATGTCGAGCACCACGGGCTCGGCCGCGTTGCGCGCCCCGAGGACCGTCCGGGTGGCGCACTTCTCGCGGTACCCCTCCAGCGGGTAGCGGGACGCGGAGGCGGTGAGCAGGAGGAGGTCGTCGAAGGTGGGGACGGCCCGGCGGGCGCCGAGGCCGCGGATGGCGTACCTGCCGAGGGAGGCGCGCTGCTGGATCTCGGCGATGACGGAGGGCGGGAAGGTGTGGTTCATCGGGGGCTCCCGTCGGCTTCGGTGGGGTGGGTCAGTACGAGGCGTGGTGCTGGGTGGAGAAGTGGTAGAGGGTCCGCGCGGACGCGACCTTCGTGACGTTCTCCGGATCGATGTGGTCGAAGCCGCACGTCTTCGCCAGATCCCGGACGGCCTGGACGTCGGCGTCGGTGAGGTCCTCGATCCGGGCGTCGGTGCCGAGCCCCGCGATGCTCCCCGCGACGTAGATGACCGCCTCGTACAGCGAGTCGCCCAGCCCGTCCCCGGCGTCGCCGCCTATCAGCACGGTTCCGGCCTGCGCCATGAACCCGCAGTACGCGCCGACGCTTCCGCCGACGGCCAGGGTCCCGCCCTTCAGCGAGATGGCGGCCCGCAAGGACGCGTCCCCGTCGACCACCACAAGGCCGCCGTGCGCACTCGCCGCCGCGGACTGGCTCGCGTCGCCCTTGACGTGCACGCGCCCGGACATCAGGTTCTCCCCGACGCCCCAGCCGACCGGCCCGTTGACGGTGAGGTCGGCCCGCTTGCCGAGCCCGCCCGTGTAGTACCCGGCGGGCCCGTCCAGGGTGATCCGGACGGCGGCGTCCAGCCCGACGGCGAGGTTGTGCCGTCCGCGCGGGTCGGCGACGACGGCGGAGGCCCCGTCGGGAAGGGCGCGCAGGGCCCGGTTGATCTCGCGGACCTCGCCGCTCAGCGCTTCCACAGGTGCACCTCCTCCGGGCCGGGCTCGAACACCCGCGCCCCGTCGAATCCGGGCAGCCCGACGAGGGCGCGGTACTCGGAGACCATCGCGACCCACCGGGGAGTCTCGGCGATGATCGCGGGCTTGCAGGCGACGGCGTCGCGCACGATGGCGAACTCGTCGTCGGTGGTGACCAGCAGCGTGTAGAAGCCGTCGAAGACCTCGCAGACGAGCCGGAGCGCCTTCTCCAGGTCGTCGCCGAGATCGAGGCGGCGGCCGACGAACCGGGCGGCGACCTCGGAGTCGTTGTCGGTCTCGAAGACGACGCCCTCGGCCTCCAGCGCGCGGCGGACCGTCGCGTGGTTGGCGAAGGAGCCGTTGTGGACCAGGCAGAGCCCCGGCCGGGGAGAGAACGGGTGGCTGCCTTCGACGGTGATGGCCGACTCGGTGGCCATCCGGGTGTGGCCGACGGCGCGGCTGCCGCGCATCGCGGCGAGGCCGAACTCCTCGGCGAGGGCGACGGGATCGCCCACGCCCTTCAGGACGGTGAGCCCGTCCGGTCCGTAGACGCCGACGCCGGCGGAATCGGGGCCGCGTTCGCGTACCTGGGCGAGCATGCCGCTGAGCAGTTCGCCGAGGCGGGGCTCCAGCACTTCGTCTTTCAGGTGCAGGCCGACGATGCCGCACATGGGTTCCTCCTCAAAGGTGGGCGGGTGTCAGAAGGCGGTGAGGTAGGTGTCGGTCTCCCAGGAGCTGACCTGGCTGTGCCAGGCGAGGAACTCCTCGCGCTTGACCTGGGCGTAGTAGGCCGCGACGCCGTCTCCCGCGGCGTCGAGCGCCCCGGAGACGACGGGGTCGGCGCCGAGCGCCTCGACGGCGTGCAGGAGGGTCGGGGGGAGGTCGGCGTTGCCGGAGCCGGGCTCGCCGGGGTCGGCCGCCGCGTCCACGCCGGAGAGACCCGCCGTGAGGAGGGCCGCCATGGCGAGGTAGGGGTTGGCGGACCCGTCGGCGAGGCGTACTTCGACCCGGTCCCCGTCGGGCACCCGGACCAGGTGGGTGCGGTCGTTGCCTCCGTAGGTCGCCTTGCGCGGCGCCCAGGTGGCCCCGGACGCGGTCGTGGCGGCGGTCGTCCTCTTGAAGGAGTTGACGGTGGGCGTCACGACGGCCGAGAGGGCGGGCGCGTGGGCGAGGAGCCCGGAGACGAACCGGTAGGCCATCGGGGAGAGGCCGAGGCCCCGGGGGTCGTCGGGGGCGGGGAACAGAGGGGTGTCGCCGTCCCACAGGGACATGTGCATGTGCAGGCCGGAGCCCGTGCGGTCGGTGAACGGCTTCGGCATGAAGGTGGCGGTCATGTCGCGCCGCTCGGCGAGGGTCTGGACGAGGTAGCGGAAGGTGACGAGCCTGTCGGCGGTGACGAGCGCCTCGGCGTACTCGAAATTCTGTTCGAATTGGCCGTTGCCGTCTTCGTGGTCGTTCGCGTAGTTCGCCCAACCGAGTCCGTTGAGGATGGTCGACACCTCGGTGAGGTGGTCGTACATGCGGGTGAGGTCGCGGGCGTCGTAGCAGGGCCGGGCGGAGGCGTCCTTGGCGTCGGCGACGGCCAGGGCCCCGGACGCCTCGCGCCGGACGAGGAAGTACTCGGCCTCCGCGCCGATCTTCGCGGTGATCCCGCGTTCGGCGAGCCGGGCCAGGACCGACTTGAGGATGACGCGCGGCGCGTACTTCCATGGGACGCCGTCCACGTGCGGGTCGCACTGCACCATCGCGAGGCCGGGCTTGATCTCGTGCAGCGGGGTGAAGGAGGCGGCGTCCGGGAGCGTGATGAGGTCGGGATCGGACGGCTTCTGCCCGATGGATCCCGCCGCGTACCCGGCGAAGCCGACGCCGTCGCGCTCCAGCATGCCGACCGCCGACGCCGGGACGAGCTTCGCGCACGGTTTGCCCGTCATGTCGACGAACGTGGCAAGGACGAACCGGATGCCCTGGGCCTCGACGAGCTCCGAGAGCGTCGCCGAGTCCGAGAGCGCCGTCTCGCGGGGGGTCGCCAGCATGCTCATCGTTCACCTCTCCACTACCGCTGTTCACTGACAGGAACCTTTGTTCCCTTGTAGTAAACACGGCGGACCTTACCAAGGAAGAGGCACGGCGTAACAGTGGCGTTAAACGCGCCGAACCCCCGCCCGGGGCGCTCCGGGAGGGGGTTCGGGGTCTTGCGGGGATGAGGGTGGAACGGGGTCTTCCGGCCGTCTAGGCCTCGACCTTCTCCTTGCCGGAGTCCTCGGTCACGGGCTCCTCGACCGTCAGGATCACCGGGTGGTCCAGGTGGTCGTAGGCCAGCTCCTTGTGGATGGCGAAGTCGATGCCCGACGCCTCCACGTCGCCTTCCACGCGCAGCCCCATCGTCTTCTTGATGACGAACGCGATGACGAGCGTGACGACGAAGGAGTAGGCGAGGACCGCGAGCGCGGCGACGGTCTGGGTGCCGAGGAGGCCGAAGCCGCCGCCATAGAACAGGCCGTCCTTGCCGTTGGGGGCGTCCGCGCTGGCCAGGAAGCCGATGAGGACGGTGCCGACGATGCCGCCGACCATGTGCACGCCGACCACGTCGAGGGCGTCGTCGTAGCCGAGCTTGTACTTGAGGCTGACGGCCAGGGGGCAGATGACGCCCGCGACCGCGCCGAGCGCGAGCGCGCCGACGGGGGTCACCGCGCCGCAGGACGGGGTGATCGCGACGAGGCCGGTGATCGCGCCGGAGGCCGCGCCGAGCGTGGTGGCGTGGCCGTCGCGGACCTTCTCCACGACCATCCAGGAGAGCATCGCCGCGCAGGTGGCGTTGAAGGTGTTGAGCAGCACCACGCTGGCGGAGTTGCCCGCGGCCAGGGCCGAGCCGCCGTTGAAGCCGAACCAGCCGAACCACAGCACGCCCGCGCCGAGCATGACCAGCGGCAGGTTGCCGGGCTTGGGCACCGACGGGAAGTTCGAGCGCTTGCCGAGCACGAGCACGACGGCGAGGGCCGCGACGCCGGCGTTGATGTGGACCGCGGTCCCGCCCGCGAAGTCGATCGCGCCCAGGTCGTTGGCGATCCAGCCGCCGACCACGGTGTCGGAGTCGAAGGCGAAGACCCAGTGCGCGACCGGGAAGTAGACGAGCAGGGCCCACGCGGCGGCGAAGACCATCCAGGCGCCGAACTTGATCCGGTCGGCGAGCGCGCCGGAGATCAGGGCGACGGTGATGCAGGCGAAGAGCGCCTGGAAGATGGCGAAGAGCGTCGGGGGGATCGTCGCGTCGGGGTCCTCGGCGATGAGGTCGCCGAGCCCGACGTGCTCGGTGAGGTTCCCCAGGATGCCCAGGCCGCCGTAGGAGTCACCGAAGGCCGCGGAGTAGCCCACGACCGTCCACAGGACACCGACGATCGCCACCGCGCCGAACGTCATCATGATCATGTTGAGGATGCTGCGCGCGCCGGTCATGCCGCCGTAGAAGAGCGCGAGTCCGGGCACCATGAGGAGCACCGCCGCCGTGCTCGTCAGAATCCACGCTGTACTGCCAGTGTCCACACCGTCTCCTGTGAGTGTGCCGAGTTTCACGGCAGTCAACGGTCGGCGTGTTGCACTTCACTACGCTGAGAGTGAAATCTGTGTTTCCCCGGCGGGCCGTGCGCGGCCTGCTGTGGCGTCCGCGTTTCCGGAAACCGGCCATGTCCAGCGCGCCCGGGTCCGTACCCACCGGGCTGCGCTCAGGGGCCCGGTGTCGGGCTCTTGGGGGTCCCGGCTTCGCCGGGGAGCCTGCCACCGGGCTGTGTTCAGGGGCCCGGTGTCGGGCTCTTGGGGGTCCCGGCTTCGCCGGGGAGCCCGCCACCGGGCTGTGTTCAGGGGCCCGGTGTCGGGCTCTTGGGGAGCCCGGCTTCGCCGGGAGCCCGCACCGGTCCGGCGCCCGCGCGGGCGCCCGACCGGACCGGTCTCAGCGCTTGGCGGCGCGGGCCGCGAGCACGGCCCGGGCGGCCGGGCGGGTGCCCGAGGACGCCTGCGCCCACGCCTCGAAGCCGACGGTCGCGGCGAGCCCGTCGTCGGTGAGGCCGACCGCGGTCTTGATGTCGCGGGCCAGCTCCGGGGGGAGGGCCGCGACGCGGGCGGCCATCGCGAGCGCCTCTTCGAGGGGGTCGTCGTGCAGGGAGAGCGCGAGCCCGTGGCGGACGGCTTCTTCGCCCGCGTAGGTGCCGCCCTCCAGGAGCATCGCCAGCGCGCGCTGCTTGCCGAGCGCCTGGACGAGGAAGTACGTCGCGCCGCCTCCGGGGTGCAGGCCGATCTTCGCGAACGTCGCGCTGAACTTCGCCGTGGGGGAGGCGAGCCTGATGTCGCAGCACATCGCGAGGTTGAGGCCCGCGCCGATCGCGTGCCCGCGGACCGCCGCGATCGTCGGGATCTCCAGCTCGCGCAGCGCGAGGAAGCCCGCGTAGACGCCCTTGAGCCTTTCGCGCAGGTCGCCCACGGGCAGGTCCCCGCCGAACAGCTCGTTCAGGTCCGCGCCCGAGCAGAACGACCTGCCTTCGCCGGTGACGACGAGGACCCGCGCCTCCCGGTCGGCCTTCACCAGGGCCGCGGCCTCCAGCAGCTCGTCGCGCATGGCGAAACTGAGCGCGTTGTGCCGGGCCGGGTCGTCCAGGGTCAGCACCCGGACGCCGTCGTCGCGGCGCTCCAGCCGCAGCGTCTTGCCTTCCACAGTTCCTCCGTGAGTCGTCGGGGTCAGTCGCCGGTCAGGTCCCACAGCAGGTCCGAGTCACGCGCGGCGTCGGCGAGCAGGTCGGCCCAGTGGTGCGCGGGGGCGCCGTCGTCGCGGGAGGCCCACAGCAGGCGCGTGTGGTGGTGCAGCCTGTGCTCGCGGGTGACGCCGATCGCGCCGTGCACCTGGTGGGCGGCCGCGGCGATCTCGTCGGCGGCCTCGGCGAGCACGATCCGCAGCGCCGCGATCCCGTAGCCGTCGGTGGCGCGGGCGAGAGCGCTCTCGGCGAGCGCGAGGTGCGCCGCGGCGCGCGCGAGGGTCTGGGAGACCGCCTGGAAGTCGCGCAGCGGCCTGCCGAACTGGGTCCGGTCGCGGGTGTGCTGGACGGACAGGCGCAACGCCGCCCGCATCGCCCCGACGGTCCGGGCCGACCGCAGCAGCGCCGCGCGCTCCAGGACGGCCCCTGTCGGCCACGGGTTCGGCACCCGCTCATGCGGCTCGATCAGGGACTCGTTGAAGTGGATCGTGTCGTAGGGCTCTCCGGCGAGGTCCCAGCCCGGCTCCACCCTCCAGCCCATGACGCCGCCGTCGAGCAGCACGAGCTCGTCGCCGAGCACCAGGACGACCAGAGGAGAGACGGCCGCCCAGGGCACGCCCCTGATACTGCCGTCCAGGACGAGGCAGTCGTCTTCGCGCGTCACCCTGAGACCGGCCCCCGGTACGGGCACGACGGTGGCCATCTCCATGCGCCGGTTCGGCGGCACGAGGGCGTTCGCGAGGGCGGTCTCGGCCAGCGGGACGCAGATCCCGAGTTCGCCGAGGGTCTCCAGCAGCGCGAGGAGATCGGCGTCCTCGGCATCGTGCCAGCCGAGGTCCGCCAGGCGCATCACCCACAGCTCGGAGTCGGTGCGGGGCTCCTCGTCGCGCAGGACGTCGTGGGCGATGTCGCGGATGAACGAGCGGGGCCGGGCGGTGTCCAGGCCGCGCGCGACGATCGTGCCGAGTACCTCGGTGGTGCCGCCGCGCAGGGTGAAGCCGGGGGCGGCCAAGACGCTCTCGGCGAGGAGGCGGGGAAGCCGGCCGCCGCCGGGGTCGGGCCGCGCGCCCGTGGCGTGGCGTGCGACGGACACGACGTCCTTCTCGAAGGCGGTGCCGAGCAGCTTGAGCACGGCCGCCTCACGGATCGGAGCCCGCCCCGCGTCCATCTCGCCGGCGACGTCCCGGGCAAGGCCGCGCAGTGCCTTGAGCCGTCCGGTGAGCTCGCCGAGCGCGCGCTTGGAGGCCGCGTCGTATGCCAGGTTCTTGAAGGCCACGAGCAGGGGGTAGGTGCTGAGGACGCGCTCGACGCCGCCGCGCTCGAAGGACAGCTGCTCGGTGACCTGGGTCCAGCCGCCGCCGACCGTGCCGAGCACCTGGTCGGCGGGCACGAACACGTCGTCGAAGACCACCTCGTTGAAGTGGTGCTCGCCCGCGAGGTCGAGGATCGGGCGGATGGAGATTCCCGGAGAGGCGAGGTCGAGGACGAACTCCGTCAGGCCCTCGTGCTTCTTGCCCGAGGCGTCGGTGCGGGCGAGCAGGTAGGCGTGGGTGGAGCGGTGCGCGTTGCTCGTCCACACCTTGGCGCCGTTGACGCGCCAGCCGCCCTCGACCGCCTCGGCGCGGGTGCGCACCGCCGCGAGGTCGCTTCCCGCCTCGGTCTCGCTCATCGCGACGCAGAACGTGATCTCGCCCGAGACGATCCCGGGCAGGAAGCGCGCCTTCAGCTCCGGTGTGCCGTACCGCAGGATGGCGGGGCCGATCTGCCGGTCGGCCATCCAGTGCGCGGCGACGGGCGCGCCGTACCGCAGCAGTTCCTCGGTGACGGCCAGCCGGGCGAGGTTCGAGCGCTCGCCGCCGCCGAACTCGGCGGGCCAGGTGAGCCCGAGCCAGCCCCGCGCGGCCAGCGACCGGCTGAAGGCCGGGTCGTGGCCGCGCATCCAGGAGTCGCAGTGCTGCTCGAAGGCCCCCGAAAGGTACGACGCCTCGACGAACGCGCGCACGGCGGAACGCAGCTCCCGGAGGGCCGAATCCGATTCTAGAGTCATGCGGGTGAGTCTGGCTCATCCGGGACGAAATGGTCCAGAAGGGATGGGTCGGCGAGGGAGTCGCGATTCGCCGCCGTCGCCGGATCCGCCCCCTGGAGGATCTTCCGTACCGGAACCTCCAGCTTCTTACCGGAAAGCGTCCGTGGGATGCCCGGGACCTCGATGACCGAGTCGGGCACATGCCTCGGCGACAGATCCGCGCGCAAGGCGGCCTTGAGCCTTCCCAGGAGATCCTCGTCCAGCGAGGCCCCCTCGGCCATCTGGACGTAAAGCAGCAGCCTGCCTTCCGCGCCGAGCCTTCCGGTGTCCACGACGAGGCTGTCGGCGATCTCCTCGAACGCCTCGACGACCCGGTAGAAGTCGCTGGTCCCCATCCGGACACCGCCCCGGTTCAGGGTCGAGTCCGAGCGGCCGTAGATCACGCAGCCGCCGTCCGGGAGGATCTTCACCCAGTCGCCGTGCCGCCAGACGCCGGGGTAGTCGGCGAAGTACGCCTCCCGGTAGCGCGTCCTGCCGGGGTCGTGCCAGAACCCGACGGGCATGCACGGCATCGGCTCGGTGAGCACGAGTTCGCCGACCTCGTCCACGAGGGGCCTGCCCGCCTCGTCGAAGGCCCGCACGGCCGCGCCGAGGCTCCGGCACTGGATCACCCCGGCCCGCACCGGCAGCAGCGGCACCGGGCCCAC harbors:
- a CDS encoding S-(hydroxymethyl)mycothiol dehydrogenase, yielding MAQRVRGVIAPGKNEPVRVETIIVPDPGPGEAVVKIQACGVCHTDLHYKQGGINDDFPFLLGHEAAGVVESVGEGVTEVAPGDFVVLNWRAVCGQCRACLRGRPQYCFNTHNAKQKMTLEDGTELSPALGIGAFAEKTLVAAGQCTKVDPAAKPEVAGLLGCGVMAGIGAAINTGGVTRGDSVAVIGCGGVGDAAIMGSRLAGARKIIAVDIDPRKLAKAVELGATHTVNSRETDAVEAIRELTEGNGADVVIEAVGRPETYEQAFYARDLAGTVVLVGVPTPDMKIELPLQEVFGRGGSLKSSWYGDCLPSRDFPMLVDLHLQGRLALDAFVSETISLDDIEAAFEKMHHGEVLRSVVIL
- a CDS encoding NAD(P)/FAD-dependent oxidoreductase, with protein sequence MNASGTDVVIVGGGLEGVSAARVLASRGVSVTVLERATVGSGGTGKSSGIVRCHYGVPSLAAMAWKSIELFDNAEEVLGEDVGFRRSGYVVGVGDQNAAALRANLEMHRGLGVDVREIGHDDVKEMWPAAYTEDFAAFGYEPFGGHGDAYSTAQAFAAAARRDGAVIRQGAPVAAIVADSGKVTGVRLADGEFVAAGTVVLAAGPWSAALAAPLGIDLPIRAMREQILIIDPGEYVGDVPVLSDLVSLQYVRAETGGKLLFGNSDLSEPEWADPDAYRNGAETAFMERTAARLEHRFPGLINAGFTGGYAGCYDVTPDFNPIIAPAGVAGLVIAAGFSGHGFKISPAVGELVADLVLEGDSLDPQVPAADFRLERFAEGKPLTSLNPYIGAGEMR
- a CDS encoding FMN-binding glutamate synthase family protein, with product MNHTFPPSVIAEIQQRASLGRYAIRGLGARRAVPTFDDLLLLTASASRYPLEGYREKCATRTVLGARNAAEPVVLDIPITIAGMSFGALSASAKDALGRAASEVGTSTTTGDGGMTPEERQSSKTLVYQCLPSRYGFDPDDLRKADAVEIVLGQGAKPGGGGMLLGQKVGPRVASMRTLPEGIDQRSASRHPDWTGPDDLTIKILELREATDWRIPVYVKVGATRVEHDVKLAIAAGADVVVVDGMQGGTAATQDAFIEHTGIPTLAAVRLASDAIAEVGADVQLIISGGVRSGADVAKALALGADAVSIGVGSLIALGCNDSAYTDESGARVDVTGDYKKLKVLPGGCAECHTGACPVGIATQEPALERRLDPGLGAERVANYLRSLVMETTMLARACGKSDVHRLEPEDLVALTIEAAAMARVPLAGTSWIPGVTG
- a CDS encoding glutamate synthase, translated to MEALSGEVREINRALRALPDGASAVVADPRGRHNLAVGLDAAVRITLDGPAGYYTGGLGKRADLTVNGPVGWGVGENLMSGRVHVKGDASQSAAASAHGGLVVVDGDASLRAAISLKGGTLAVGGSVGAYCGFMAQAGTVLIGGDAGDGLGDSLYEAVIYVAGSIAGLGTDARIEDLTDADVQAVRDLAKTCGFDHIDPENVTKVASARTLYHFSTQHHASY
- a CDS encoding glutamine amidotransferase; translation: MCGIVGLHLKDEVLEPRLGELLSGMLAQVRERGPDSAGVGVYGPDGLTVLKGVGDPVALAEEFGLAAMRGSRAVGHTRMATESAITVEGSHPFSPRPGLCLVHNGSFANHATVRRALEAEGVVFETDNDSEVAARFVGRRLDLGDDLEKALRLVCEVFDGFYTLLVTTDDEFAIVRDAVACKPAIIAETPRWVAMVSEYRALVGLPGFDGARVFEPGPEEVHLWKR
- the glnT gene encoding type III glutamate--ammonia ligase, which gives rise to MSMLATPRETALSDSATLSELVEAQGIRFVLATFVDMTGKPCAKLVPASAVGMLERDGVGFAGYAAGSIGQKPSDPDLITLPDAASFTPLHEIKPGLAMVQCDPHVDGVPWKYAPRVILKSVLARLAERGITAKIGAEAEYFLVRREASGALAVADAKDASARPCYDARDLTRMYDHLTEVSTILNGLGWANYANDHEDGNGQFEQNFEYAEALVTADRLVTFRYLVQTLAERRDMTATFMPKPFTDRTGSGLHMHMSLWDGDTPLFPAPDDPRGLGLSPMAYRFVSGLLAHAPALSAVVTPTVNSFKRTTAATTASGATWAPRKATYGGNDRTHLVRVPDGDRVEVRLADGSANPYLAMAALLTAGLSGVDAAADPGEPGSGNADLPPTLLHAVEALGADPVVSGALDAAGDGVAAYYAQVKREEFLAWHSQVSSWETDTYLTAF
- a CDS encoding ammonium transporter, encoding MDTGSTAWILTSTAAVLLMVPGLALFYGGMTGARSILNMIMMTFGAVAIVGVLWTVVGYSAAFGDSYGGLGILGNLTEHVGLGDLIAEDPDATIPPTLFAIFQALFACITVALISGALADRIKFGAWMVFAAAWALLVYFPVAHWVFAFDSDTVVGGWIANDLGAIDFAGGTAVHINAGVAALAVVLVLGKRSNFPSVPKPGNLPLVMLGAGVLWFGWFGFNGGSALAAGNSASVVLLNTFNATCAAMLSWMVVEKVRDGHATTLGAASGAITGLVAITPSCGAVTPVGALALGAVAGVICPLAVSLKYKLGYDDALDVVGVHMVGGIVGTVLIGFLASADAPNGKDGLFYGGGFGLLGTQTVAALAVLAYSFVVTLVIAFVIKKTMGLRVEGDVEASGIDFAIHKELAYDHLDHPVILTVEEPVTEDSGKEKVEA
- a CDS encoding enoyl-CoA hydratase; this translates as MEGKTLRLERRDDGVRVLTLDDPARHNALSFAMRDELLEAAALVKADREARVLVVTGEGRSFCSGADLNELFGGDLPVGDLRERLKGVYAGFLALRELEIPTIAAVRGHAIGAGLNLAMCCDIRLASPTAKFSATFAKIGLHPGGGATYFLVQALGKQRALAMLLEGGTYAGEEAVRHGLALSLHDDPLEEALAMAARVAALPPELARDIKTAVGLTDDGLAATVGFEAWAQASSGTRPAARAVLAARAAKR
- a CDS encoding acyl-CoA dehydrogenase family protein; amino-acid sequence: MTLESDSALRELRSAVRAFVEASYLSGAFEQHCDSWMRGHDPAFSRSLAARGWLGLTWPAEFGGGERSNLARLAVTEELLRYGAPVAAHWMADRQIGPAILRYGTPELKARFLPGIVSGEITFCVAMSETEAGSDLAAVRTRAEAVEGGWRVNGAKVWTSNAHRSTHAYLLARTDASGKKHEGLTEFVLDLASPGISIRPILDLAGEHHFNEVVFDDVFVPADQVLGTVGGGWTQVTEQLSFERGGVERVLSTYPLLVAFKNLAYDAASKRALGELTGRLKALRGLARDVAGEMDAGRAPIREAAVLKLLGTAFEKDVVSVARHATGARPDPGGGRLPRLLAESVLAAPGFTLRGGTTEVLGTIVARGLDTARPRSFIRDIAHDVLRDEEPRTDSELWVMRLADLGWHDAEDADLLALLETLGELGICVPLAETALANALVPPNRRMEMATVVPVPGAGLRVTREDDCLVLDGSIRGVPWAAVSPLVVLVLGDELVLLDGGVMGWRVEPGWDLAGEPYDTIHFNESLIEPHERVPNPWPTGAVLERAALLRSARTVGAMRAALRLSVQHTRDRTQFGRPLRDFQAVSQTLARAAAHLALAESALARATDGYGIAALRIVLAEAADEIAAAAHQVHGAIGVTREHRLHHHTRLLWASRDDGAPAHHWADLLADAARDSDLLWDLTGD